One Loxodonta africana isolate mLoxAfr1 chromosome 15, mLoxAfr1.hap2, whole genome shotgun sequence genomic window carries:
- the CHCHD5 gene encoding coiled-coil-helix-coiled-coil-helix domain-containing protein 5, translating to MQAALEVTARYCGQELEQYGQCVAARPESWQRDCHHLKMSIARCTSSHPIIRQIRQVCAEPFLAFEECLRQNEAAVGNCTEHVRRFLQCAEQVQPPRSPTTMEAQPLPAS from the exons AT GCAGGCAGCCCTGGAGGTCACTGCCCGCTACTGTGGCCAGGAGCTGGAGCAGTATGGTCAGTGCGTGGCGGCCAGGCCTGAGTCATGGCAGCGGGACTGCCACCACCTCAAGATGAGCATTGCTCGCTGCACATCCTCACA CCCAATCATCCGCCAGATCCGACAGGTCTGTGCTGAGCCTTTCCTGGCCTTTGAGGAGTGTCTTCGACAGAACGAGGCAGCTGTGGGCAACTGTACAGAACATGTACGCCGCTTCCTGCAGTGTGCTGAGCAGGTGCAGCCTCCACGTTCACCCACGACCATGGAG GCACAGCCGCTTCCTGCCTCCTGA